From the Ensifer adhaerens genome, the window ATGCAGATGAATTTGGTGACGGCGGGCGCACTTCAGAAAGAAGGAGACGCATTCCAAGCCGGAAGCAATCTATCTCAGGCGGCGGGGGAAAAATTCGACATGAGGCATGACGCACTGTTCGAGCGGGTAAGTGCGCGTCTCAAGGCTCAAGTCGGTCCGGATGTCTTTGCAAGCTGGTTTGGGCGTCTGAAGCTCCATTCCGTATCCAAGAGCGTCGTGCGCCTCTCGGTGCCGACCACGTTCCTGAAGTCCTGGATCAACAATCGTTATCTCGATCTCATCACCTCGATCTTCCAGCAGGAAGACGGCGAGATTCTGAAGGTCGAGATTTTGGTGCGCACGGCCACCCGTGGCGCCCGTCCGACCACCCAGGAAGATGTATTGCCGCAGGCAACCGAAGCGGCTCCGGCTACGCCGGCACGCCGTCCCACGACAGCCCAGCCGGTCGCAACGGTCGCAGCTGCGGCGGTTGCCAGCGTTCAGAAGCCGACACAGGCGCCGCTTTTCGGCTCGCCGCTCGATCAGCGCTATAACTTCGAGAGTTTCGTCGAAGGTTCTTCGAACCGTGTGGCGCTTGCCGCTGCCCGGACGATCGCGGAAGCCGGCGCCGGCGCCGTGCGGTTCAACCCGCTCTTTATCCATTCGAGCGTCGGCCTCGGCAAGACGCACCTTCTGCAGGCCATCGCCATCCAGGCGCTGCAGAGCGCGCGTGCACCGCGTGTCGTCTATCTGACGGCCGAATACTTCATGTGGCGTTTCGCCACCGCGATCCGTGACAATGATGCGCTGTCGCTCAAGGAGTCGCTGCGCAACATCGATCTCCTCATCATCGACGACATGCAGTTCCTGCAGGGCAAGTCGATCCAGCACGAGTTCTGCCATCTCTTGAACATGCTGCTCGATTCCGCCAAGCAGGTCGTCGTCGCCGCCGACCGCGCTCCGTGGGAGCTGGAATCGCTGGACAGCCGCGTTCGCTCGCGTCTCCAGGGCGGTGTTGCCATCGAGATGGACGGCCCCGACTACGATATGCGCCTCGAAATGCTGAAGCGCCGGCTGGACACAGCCCGTCAGGACGATGGATCGCTCGACATTCCCGGCGATATCCTGAGCCACGTTGCCCGCAACGTTACTGCCAGCGGTCGCGAACTGGAAGGCGCTTTCAACCAGCTCCTGTTCCGCCGTTCCTTCGAGCCGCAGCTGTCGATCGAGCGTGTCGACGAATTGCTCGGCCATCTCGTCAATGCCGGCGAGCCGCGTCGTGTCCGCATCGAGGACATCCAGCGCGTCGTTGCCAAGCACTATAATGTCTCGCGGCAGGAGCTCGTCTCAAACCGCCGCACCCGCGTAATCGTCAAGCCGCGGCAGATCGCCATGTATCTGTCGAAGACGCTGACGCCGCGCTCTTTCCCGGAGATCGGCCGTCGCTTCGGTGGACGTGACCACACCACGGTGCTGCATGCCGTGCGCAAGATCGAAGAGCTGATCTCGGGCGATACCAAGCTCAGCCACGAGATCGAGCTCCTGAAGCGCCTGATCAACGAATAGTCACGGCTGACTGTTTCAAGAAAAAGGCCCGGTTTTCCGGGCCTTTTCCGTTTGGATCATGTCTGCGTTTCGTCGACTTCCGCGCGGAAACCGTTCCGTGGTTTTCCTGAACGTTCACATCTACCGCACCGCTTTCAACGTCGGTCGTTGCGCCGCCTTGACCGCCTGATCCTCGATGGCCTGCGATGCCCGGGCTTCGGCAATGATCCAGGTGCGAAAGGCAACGACGGGCGGTCGATCGAGGGCGGCCGGCGGATAGACGAGGTGATAGGCAAGGCCGGTCATCACGCCCTCGGGGAAGGGGGCAACCAGCATGCCGTCCGCCAACTCCCGCGCCACCAGCGACAAGCGGACAAGGGCGACGCCGTCGCCGGCCTTGGCCGCTTCGATGGCGCCGTTGCTGTTAACGAAAACCGGTCCGCGCCCGGGATCCACGCCTTCCGCTCCCGCCGCATCCAGCCAAAGCCGCCAGTCCTGACGATGCACGTCGTGCAGCAGCGCATGGCGGGCAAGATCGCTGGGTGTGTCGAGCGGCTGCCTGGCGCGGAGCGCCGGATGGATAACGGGGACCGGGTCGTCGTCGATCAGGCGCTCGCTGGCGAGGCCGTCATAACGACCCAGTCCATGCCGGATGGCGACGTCGACGCCGTCGCTCTCGAAATCCGTCAGCCGGTTCGTGGTGCTGATGCGCACATCGATACCAGGAACCTCCTGCTCGAAGGCGCCGATCCGGGGCACCAGCCATTGCGCGGCGAAGGTCGGCGTGCAGCTCACCGTCAGCACCGGCGCACGCTTGCGCGCTGTCAGCTCCTCGGTTGCCTCCCGCATCATGCGGAAGGCGCGCCGGAGCGTCGAAAAATAGATGCTCCCGTCTTCGGTCAGAACCAATTGCCTGGGACGACGTTCGAAGAGCGTCACGCCCAGTGTCTGCTCGAGTTCCCGTACCTGCAGGCTGACTGCGCCCGGCGTGACATTAAGCTCGTGCGCGGCCTTTGTGACGCTCGAATGCCGCGCCGTCGCCTCAAAGGCTCGAAGCGATGCTAGGGAAGGAAGAACTGTTGTCATGGTTTAGTTAGACTCAATCATGTAGCGAAAAATGATCGTTTGTCCGAAGCGTAATATGCTGAGAATAATGGCACAAAATCAGGACGGTCAACACCGTTTCGGTTTAGTCAGACAAACAAACGAGGGCGTCGCGATGGTGCAGCCGGTTCAGGCCAAGGTCATGGGAGCGCGGGAATGGGGCATGTTGATCATGCTCTCTCTCCTCTGGGGCGGTTCCTTCTTCTTCATCGGTATCGCCGTCAAGGCGCTGCCGCCGTTTACGATCGTGGCGCTGAGGGTCAGCCTCGCGGCGCTCGCACTGCTCGCTTTTGTGCGCTTTGCGGGACTTTCGATGCCGCGGGATCCACGTGTCTGGCTGGCGTTCTTCGGCATGGGGCTGCTGAACAATCTCATCCCCTTCTCGCTGATAGTCTGGGGTCAGACACATATCGCCAGCGGCCTTGCTTCGATCCTCAATGCCACCACGCCGCTATTCGGCGTGATCGTCGCGCATCTGCTGACGGATGACGAAAAGCTGACGGTCAACCGTTTTGCCGGGGTGGTCGTCGGTTTCCTTGGTGTTGCCATGATGATCGGTCCGGCTGCTCTCGGCGGGCTCGGCTCGAACCTTGTTGCCCAGCTTGCCGTTCTCGGTGCGGCGCTCTCCTATTCGCTCGCCGGCGTCTTTGCCCGCCGCTTCAAGCGCATGGGTGTGGCACCGATCGTAACGGCAACCGGCCAGGTCTCGGCCGCGAGCATGATGCTGGTGCCGCTGTCGCTGCTCGTCGATCATCCCTGGACGCTCACCATGCCTGGCCTCGACGTCTGGGCGGCGATCGTCGGCATCGCTCTGGTCTCCACAGCGCTCGCCTATGTGCTGTTCTTCCGCATTCTCGAAACGGCAGGTGTCACCAATCTGATGCTCGTCACCTTCCTGATCCCCGTCAGTGCCATCCTGCTTGGCGCGATGTTCCTGGGCGAGACACTGGAGCCGAAGCATTTCTTCGGAATGGCGTTGATTGCCGTGGGGCTCGCAGCGATCGACGGGCGGCTCCTGCGCCTCTTGCGCCGGCCGACGGTCGACCCCAACTTGGAATGCCGCAAGAACGTCTGAACGTTTACATCCACACGCAAAGCGGGCTGGTAGGCGAAAGCACTACCGGCCCTGTTTTTTTCGGCTGGGTTGTCGGCTATCTGTCGATGCCATCGTCTTTGATTCAGGAGCAGGAGAGTTCCATGCTTTATGCCGTGTTTTGCTACAACCAGGAAGATGTCACGAGTACCTGGAGCAAGGAACAGGATGACAAGGTCATGCATGACCTCGCGGCTGTGCAGAGCAAATATGCCGAAGCCGGTAAGCTCGGGCCGGTGGCGCGGTTGCTGCCGACGTCCGCTGCCATGACGCTGCGGCATAGCCACAGCGAGACGATCGTGCTCGATGGCCCCTTTGCGGAGACCAAAGAGCAATTGCTCGGCTTCTATGTCGTCGATTGTGCGTCTGTCGACGAAGCACTTGAGTTTGCCCGCGATCTGAGTTCCGCCAACCCGGCTGCCGGCTCCTACGAAATACGACCTCTCGCCATCTACAAACCCAGTGAGCTTGCTTCATGACAGACACAGCCTGGATCGACCTCGCACTCGTTTCAGCCCGGCCGCAGGCAATGGGCGCATTGCTGCGCTATTTCCGCAATCTCGATACGGCCGAAGAAGCGTTTCAGGAGGCCTGCATCCGGGCTTTGAAGACCTGGCCGAAGAGCGGGCCGCCGCGTGATCCGGCGGCGTGGCTGATCTTCGTCGGCCGCAACAGTGGGATCGACAAGGTTCGGCGGCAGTCGCGCGAGACGGCGCTGCCGCCCGAGGAAATGCTCTCCGATCTTGAGGATCAGGAAAACGAACTCGCTGATCGGCTGGATGGCTCCCAGTATCGCGATGACATTCTTCGCCTGCTGTTCGTCTGCAGCAATCCCGCGCTGCCCGCCACACAACAGATCGCCCTGGCACTGCGCATCGTCTCAGGTCTTTCCGTCAAGCAGATTGCCCGCGCCTTTCTCGTCAGTGAAGCTGCAATGGAGCAGCGCATTACCCGCGCCAAGTCCCGCGTTGCCGCCGCCGGCCTTGCCTTCGAGACGCCCGATGCGGCCGACCGCTCCGATCGGCTCGCCGCCGTTGCAACGATGATCTACCTCGTCTTCAACGAGGGGTACTCGGCGATGAACGGGCTGGAAAGCGTCTCGGCGGATCTCTGTCAGGAGGCGATCCGCCTGGCGCGCCTACTGCTGCAGCTTTTCCCGGCGGAGCCGGAGATCATGGGGCTGGCGGCGCTGATGATGATCCAGCATTCCAGGGCTCGGGCTCGCTTCGACGCGGATGGTGCGGTCATTCTGCTCGAAGACCAGGATCGGTCCCTGTGG encodes:
- the gcvA gene encoding transcriptional regulator GcvA: MTTVLPSLASLRAFEATARHSSVTKAAHELNVTPGAVSLQVRELEQTLGVTLFERRPRQLVLTEDGSIYFSTLRRAFRMMREATEELTARKRAPVLTVSCTPTFAAQWLVPRIGAFEQEVPGIDVRISTTNRLTDFESDGVDVAIRHGLGRYDGLASERLIDDDPVPVIHPALRARQPLDTPSDLARHALLHDVHRQDWRLWLDAAGAEGVDPGRGPVFVNSNGAIEAAKAGDGVALVRLSLVARELADGMLVAPFPEGVMTGLAYHLVYPPAALDRPPVVAFRTWIIAEARASQAIEDQAVKAAQRPTLKAVR
- a CDS encoding DMT family transporter, whose amino-acid sequence is MVQPVQAKVMGAREWGMLIMLSLLWGGSFFFIGIAVKALPPFTIVALRVSLAALALLAFVRFAGLSMPRDPRVWLAFFGMGLLNNLIPFSLIVWGQTHIASGLASILNATTPLFGVIVAHLLTDDEKLTVNRFAGVVVGFLGVAMMIGPAALGGLGSNLVAQLAVLGAALSYSLAGVFARRFKRMGVAPIVTATGQVSAASMMLVPLSLLVDHPWTLTMPGLDVWAAIVGIALVSTALAYVLFFRILETAGVTNLMLVTFLIPVSAILLGAMFLGETLEPKHFFGMALIAVGLAAIDGRLLRLLRRPTVDPNLECRKNV
- a CDS encoding YciI family protein, with translation MLYAVFCYNQEDVTSTWSKEQDDKVMHDLAAVQSKYAEAGKLGPVARLLPTSAAMTLRHSHSETIVLDGPFAETKEQLLGFYVVDCASVDEALEFARDLSSANPAAGSYEIRPLAIYKPSELAS
- a CDS encoding RNA polymerase sigma factor, producing the protein MTDTAWIDLALVSARPQAMGALLRYFRNLDTAEEAFQEACIRALKTWPKSGPPRDPAAWLIFVGRNSGIDKVRRQSRETALPPEEMLSDLEDQENELADRLDGSQYRDDILRLLFVCSNPALPATQQIALALRIVSGLSVKQIARAFLVSEAAMEQRITRAKSRVAAAGLAFETPDAADRSDRLAAVATMIYLVFNEGYSAMNGLESVSADLCQEAIRLARLLLQLFPAEPEIMGLAALMMIQHSRARARFDADGAVILLEDQDRSLWNRPLIDEALTLIDKAMRRRQPGAYQIQAAIAALHARAERPEDTDWAQIDLLYQALERLQPSPVITLNRAVAVSKRYGPEAALAMIAPLADKLSGYFYFHGLSGHLLKQLGKVREARVAFDHAIALATNAAECAYIRMQLDKLDEEPDAKTLGSKK